One window of Lytechinus variegatus isolate NC3 chromosome 2, Lvar_3.0, whole genome shotgun sequence genomic DNA carries:
- the LOC121408749 gene encoding probable uridine nucleosidase 2 isoform X1, producing MTDLVHACKMADGSEELLIIDTDGGTDDCHGILIAAAAAHVEVLAITCVVGNVDVDQVAQNVLITVNTSDKLRKAKCPIYLGAARPLAGFPIHRFNVHGEDGLGNTKRLDDPQHEFLKDEAACLALVKLVNQYPGQISIAAIGPLTNLALATRIDPNFSSKIKKLIIMGGDSEGRGNITPCAEFNFCADPEAAKVVLHEFTCRKILVSWELTMKYAWNIDWMHKQLFLEDCRVGRFLRETHEHILEVCKNDPAMCTGGLVGLFPACDQLAVALTIRPELITKFDHFRCSVETSGVSSRGHLVIDRGSVDQSLKGVTPTDIITEVDFEKFKEVSLLSLEA from the exons TGCATGTAAAATGGCTGATGGTTCGGAGGAACTTCTCATCATTGATACAGACGGTGGAACAGATGACTGTCACGGTATACTCATTGCTGCTGCCGCAGCGCATGTCGAGGTTTTGGCCATTACGTGTGTCGTAGGAAACGTGGATGTTGATCAAGTCGCTCAGAATGTTCTAATCACGGTCAACACTTCAGACAAACTTCGG AAAGCAAAGTGTCCCATTTACCTGGGTGCCGCTCGACCACTGGCTGGTTTCCCCATTCATCGTTTCAATGTGCATGGAGAGGATGGCTTAGGTAACACCAAGCGATTGGATGACCCACAACATGAATTCCTGAAAGATGAAGCCGCCTGTTTGGCACTAGTGAAGCTAGTCAACCAATATCCCGGCCAGATAAGCATCGCTGCCATTGGACCCCTAACCAACCTCGCACTGGCCACGAGGATAGATCCAAACTTTTCATCCAAGATCAAAAAACTTATCATCATGGGTGGAGACTCGGAAG GACGAGGGAACATTACCCCATGTGCTGAGTTCAACTTTTGTGCCGACCCTGAAGCAGCCAAAGTGGTGCTACATGAGTTCACCTGCCGAAAGATACTCGTATCTTGGGAACTCACAATGAAATATGCCTGGAATATT gATTGGATGCACAAACAACTGTTTTTAGAGGACTGTAGAGTTGGCCGATTTCTCAGAGAAACCCATGAGCATATTCTAGAAGTTTGcaaaaat GATCCTGCCATGTGTACTGGAGGATTGGTAGGTTTGTTTCCAGCCTGTGATCAGCTTGCTGTAGCACTGACCATTAGACCGGAATTGATCACCAAGTTTGACCACTTCCGCTGTTCAGTAGAGACATCGGGTGTGTCTAGCAGAGGTCACTTGGTCATAGATAGAGGCTCTGTTGACCAATCATTGAAGGGAGTCACACCCACAGACATTATAACTGAAGTTGACTTTGAGAAATTCAAAGAGGTCAGTCTACTTTCACTTGAAGCATGA
- the LOC121408749 gene encoding probable uridine nucleosidase 2 isoform X2, with the protein MADGSEELLIIDTDGGTDDCHGILIAAAAAHVEVLAITCVVGNVDVDQVAQNVLITVNTSDKLRKAKCPIYLGAARPLAGFPIHRFNVHGEDGLGNTKRLDDPQHEFLKDEAACLALVKLVNQYPGQISIAAIGPLTNLALATRIDPNFSSKIKKLIIMGGDSEGRGNITPCAEFNFCADPEAAKVVLHEFTCRKILVSWELTMKYAWNIDWMHKQLFLEDCRVGRFLRETHEHILEVCKNDPAMCTGGLVGLFPACDQLAVALTIRPELITKFDHFRCSVETSGVSSRGHLVIDRGSVDQSLKGVTPTDIITEVDFEKFKEVSLLSLEA; encoded by the exons ATGGCTGATGGTTCGGAGGAACTTCTCATCATTGATACAGACGGTGGAACAGATGACTGTCACGGTATACTCATTGCTGCTGCCGCAGCGCATGTCGAGGTTTTGGCCATTACGTGTGTCGTAGGAAACGTGGATGTTGATCAAGTCGCTCAGAATGTTCTAATCACGGTCAACACTTCAGACAAACTTCGG AAAGCAAAGTGTCCCATTTACCTGGGTGCCGCTCGACCACTGGCTGGTTTCCCCATTCATCGTTTCAATGTGCATGGAGAGGATGGCTTAGGTAACACCAAGCGATTGGATGACCCACAACATGAATTCCTGAAAGATGAAGCCGCCTGTTTGGCACTAGTGAAGCTAGTCAACCAATATCCCGGCCAGATAAGCATCGCTGCCATTGGACCCCTAACCAACCTCGCACTGGCCACGAGGATAGATCCAAACTTTTCATCCAAGATCAAAAAACTTATCATCATGGGTGGAGACTCGGAAG GACGAGGGAACATTACCCCATGTGCTGAGTTCAACTTTTGTGCCGACCCTGAAGCAGCCAAAGTGGTGCTACATGAGTTCACCTGCCGAAAGATACTCGTATCTTGGGAACTCACAATGAAATATGCCTGGAATATT gATTGGATGCACAAACAACTGTTTTTAGAGGACTGTAGAGTTGGCCGATTTCTCAGAGAAACCCATGAGCATATTCTAGAAGTTTGcaaaaat GATCCTGCCATGTGTACTGGAGGATTGGTAGGTTTGTTTCCAGCCTGTGATCAGCTTGCTGTAGCACTGACCATTAGACCGGAATTGATCACCAAGTTTGACCACTTCCGCTGTTCAGTAGAGACATCGGGTGTGTCTAGCAGAGGTCACTTGGTCATAGATAGAGGCTCTGTTGACCAATCATTGAAGGGAGTCACACCCACAGACATTATAACTGAAGTTGACTTTGAGAAATTCAAAGAGGTCAGTCTACTTTCACTTGAAGCATGA